One segment of Polyangiaceae bacterium DNA contains the following:
- a CDS encoding endonuclease domain-containing protein, with product MQSPSFSRRSQLEMSAQQMREHPSFPEQKLWRAIHAGKVGACVRRQFVVGRYVADFAIPSRKLLIEVDGPHHSRQRSADARRDRHLAKLGWRVLRVSAADVLYRLEEVVERVRGAVG from the coding sequence ATGCAAAGTCCCAGCTTCTCCCGCCGCAGTCAGCTCGAAATGTCCGCTCAGCAAATGCGTGAGCACCCGTCCTTTCCCGAGCAAAAGCTTTGGCGCGCCATTCATGCCGGAAAAGTCGGCGCCTGCGTGCGCCGCCAGTTCGTGGTGGGCCGCTACGTTGCCGACTTCGCCATTCCTTCGCGCAAGCTGCTCATCGAAGTTGATGGTCCCCACCACTCCCGCCAACGCAGCGCTGACGCGCGCCGTGACCGCCACCTCGCCAAGCTCGGCTGGCGCGTCCTGCGCGTCAGCGCCGCTGATGTGCTGTATCGGTTGGAAGAAGTGGTGGAGAGGGTGCGGGGGGCGGTGGGCTAG
- a CDS encoding Uma2 family endonuclease encodes MEAIERERVRPLRRREFEQLAEQGAFDNERVELVYGTLVTMPPPGPPHSGIIQKLNKLLVFGVGDRAELRCQLPWVAGDYSMPQPDFAIVPRGSYMREHPSEALLVIEVSDSSLAYDRGVKRQLYAEFGVPECWIVNVPERRIEVFTSPTDGAYRDSRSYGPGDCITLGAFSDLTIAVDDVLRE; translated from the coding sequence TTGGAAGCGATCGAACGAGAACGAGTGCGGCCGCTGCGGCGACGGGAGTTCGAGCAATTGGCCGAACAAGGCGCCTTCGACAACGAGCGCGTCGAGCTCGTCTACGGGACGTTGGTGACGATGCCTCCGCCGGGACCGCCGCATTCGGGCATCATTCAGAAGCTGAACAAGCTCTTGGTCTTTGGCGTCGGAGACCGAGCTGAGTTGCGCTGTCAGCTGCCCTGGGTCGCAGGCGATTACTCCATGCCGCAGCCGGATTTCGCGATCGTGCCTCGGGGCTCGTACATGCGGGAGCATCCGAGCGAAGCGCTGCTGGTGATCGAGGTGTCGGATAGCTCGCTGGCCTACGATCGCGGGGTCAAGCGCCAGCTCTATGCCGAGTTCGGGGTTCCGGAGTGCTGGATCGTCAACGTGCCCGAACGACGCATCGAGGTGTTCACGTCGCCGACCGACGGCGCGTATCGCGACAGCCGCAGCTACGGTCCCGGCGACTGCATCACGCTCGGCGCCTTCAGCGATCTGACTATCGCGGTGGACGACGTCCTACGCGAGTGA
- a CDS encoding PEGA domain-containing protein — MLSFGVPSFSASAPSPRSPREPRKTKRAFAASTLIAALVTSSAFLAPTLITPAAQAGDTSAADALFQKGNQAYKAKKWKEAYEAYLGAYEIRKDFKTAANLGDVALTLGKHREAAEYLSDALSKLPPEEASKKGALEARLSQAKKEVGTLKIIVSVEGAQVSCNERDVGKTPIEKEVFVEPGATNVVVKAEGHKEARRTVALARGEMKEVEITLEVDSGAGVVTPPPDSGHHGTGNGKPHTPPPDDGNGAHVSSDGMSTKTIVVIGGAALTAIGLGVGIGFLVDANGADDDAKSQLKDMEAQLGPNGCAANADAAICSDIIDSLEHRDSSRKISTAGFIGAGVFGVGTLAAFLLWPEGDSKTTARVRTPQLSISPTTGGAQASFTAHF; from the coding sequence ATGCTCTCCTTCGGCGTGCCCTCCTTCTCCGCTTCCGCCCCTTCCCCGCGCTCCCCCCGCGAGCCGCGCAAGACCAAACGCGCCTTCGCTGCGAGCACCCTCATCGCGGCCCTCGTCACCAGCAGCGCGTTCCTAGCGCCCACCCTCATCACCCCCGCCGCCCAAGCCGGCGACACCTCAGCCGCCGACGCGCTCTTCCAAAAAGGCAATCAAGCCTACAAGGCGAAGAAGTGGAAGGAAGCCTACGAGGCGTACTTGGGTGCGTACGAGATCCGCAAAGACTTCAAGACCGCTGCCAACCTCGGCGATGTCGCACTCACGTTGGGCAAACACCGCGAAGCCGCGGAGTACTTGAGCGACGCGCTCTCCAAGCTGCCGCCCGAAGAAGCGAGCAAGAAGGGCGCTCTCGAAGCGCGGCTCTCTCAGGCGAAGAAGGAAGTCGGCACGCTCAAGATCATCGTGTCAGTCGAAGGCGCGCAGGTGTCGTGCAACGAGCGCGATGTGGGCAAGACGCCAATCGAGAAAGAAGTGTTCGTTGAGCCCGGGGCCACCAACGTTGTGGTGAAAGCCGAAGGCCACAAGGAAGCGCGGCGCACGGTCGCGCTCGCCCGCGGTGAGATGAAAGAAGTCGAGATCACCCTCGAGGTCGACAGCGGAGCCGGCGTCGTCACGCCGCCTCCGGACAGCGGCCACCACGGCACCGGCAACGGCAAGCCCCACACCCCTCCCCCCGACGACGGCAACGGCGCGCACGTCAGCAGCGATGGCATGAGTACGAAGACCATCGTCGTGATCGGCGGCGCCGCGCTGACGGCCATCGGGCTGGGCGTTGGGATTGGGTTCCTCGTCGACGCGAATGGCGCAGACGACGACGCGAAGTCACAACTCAAGGACATGGAAGCGCAGCTCGGCCCGAACGGCTGCGCCGCCAATGCAGACGCGGCGATTTGCAGCGACATCATTGATTCACTCGAGCACCGCGATAGCTCTAGGAAGATCTCCACCGCCGGGTTCATCGGCGCGGGCGTCTTCGGAGTCGGTACGCTTGCCGCGTTTCTGCTCTGGCCAGAAGGCGATTCGAAAACGACCGCGCGCGTGAGAACACCGCAGCTTTCTATCAGCCCCACCACGGGGGGAGCACAAGCGTCATTCACGGCGCACTTCTAG
- a CDS encoding type II toxin-antitoxin system prevent-host-death family antitoxin, giving the protein MKKWGGKTSQMTSREFNQQTARAKRAAMEGAVVITHRGRPSHVLVSYEVYCELTEASGSLVEILGRPHGIADVSFSPPRSRERATAATLD; this is encoded by the coding sequence ATGAAGAAGTGGGGTGGCAAGACGTCGCAGATGACGAGTCGCGAGTTCAATCAACAGACCGCACGAGCGAAACGTGCTGCGATGGAGGGAGCGGTGGTCATCACCCATCGCGGTCGCCCGTCCCACGTGTTGGTGAGCTACGAGGTGTACTGCGAGCTGACTGAAGCTTCCGGCAGTCTGGTCGAGATCCTAGGTCGACCGCATGGCATTGCCGACGTCAGCTTCAGCCCGCCACGTTCGAGGGAACGCGCGACGGCGGCAACGTTGGATTGA
- a CDS encoding putative metal-binding motif-containing protein: MRSSLLALMVVLGTAGCSSDEFDKAGGTGGKTGDAGGAGGASGASGASGSSGSGGVSGSSGTGGGSGGLPADCINDKDCDDKLACTGVEKCTGGKCVAGTAVTCTNPDTANCEAVCEEPSGTCVVRGKDVDGDQHFDVACTVATTAGDDCDDSNAAVYTGAPEVCDGVDNDCNGKDEFADNKAVIKGAVGDFVSSGMLPDVAWAPSAKKYGAVWHDSNVKFTTVDATGTKGAIVTLTGGVEAQPPRIAWNGSAFGVAWKNGTAVHFAAYKPDGTELKAPHQVSDSNAKAGVPDVVGTATGWTVLWSDTRTNANGTLHTHLIDASGTEQGGDVPVGVTAGVNKEPAMAESGTNALVAVARVANIINTTTPNTITVFDPKGANGLGLAQELVSLPAGSSVVHPAVAATPVGWAVAWAAHTPAADSIGYAEELTNRQLVCSPITTTVTATQPAFVGGVAARGAARIVVFGQGTTAASAQLVRFNAGCSGPQQIKLDDADVPDWVSFGFPTVAWGDQSAMVLFPDQANGIAKVRYWISGPNLCDNPVP, translated from the coding sequence ATGCGTTCTTCGTTGCTTGCTCTGATGGTGGTGTTGGGGACTGCTGGTTGCTCGTCGGATGAGTTCGACAAGGCCGGCGGCACGGGGGGCAAGACCGGAGACGCGGGGGGTGCCGGTGGTGCGAGTGGCGCGAGTGGCGCAAGCGGAAGCAGCGGGAGCGGTGGCGTCAGTGGCAGCAGCGGCACGGGCGGCGGAAGCGGCGGTTTGCCCGCGGATTGCATCAACGACAAGGACTGCGACGACAAGTTGGCGTGCACCGGCGTCGAGAAGTGCACTGGAGGCAAGTGCGTCGCGGGAACGGCCGTGACCTGCACCAACCCCGACACGGCCAACTGCGAGGCAGTGTGCGAAGAGCCTTCGGGCACGTGCGTCGTCAGGGGCAAGGACGTGGACGGCGACCAGCACTTCGACGTGGCCTGCACTGTTGCCACGACCGCGGGGGACGACTGCGACGACAGCAACGCCGCGGTCTACACGGGCGCGCCGGAAGTTTGCGATGGGGTCGACAACGACTGCAACGGCAAGGACGAGTTCGCCGACAACAAGGCCGTCATCAAGGGGGCTGTCGGCGACTTCGTGAGCAGTGGAATGCTTCCGGACGTCGCCTGGGCGCCGAGCGCGAAGAAGTACGGCGCGGTTTGGCACGACTCGAACGTCAAGTTCACCACCGTGGACGCCACCGGCACGAAGGGCGCCATCGTCACGCTCACCGGCGGGGTGGAGGCGCAGCCACCGCGGATCGCTTGGAATGGGTCGGCGTTTGGTGTCGCGTGGAAGAACGGCACGGCCGTGCACTTCGCGGCGTACAAGCCCGACGGAACCGAACTGAAAGCCCCGCACCAGGTGAGTGATTCCAACGCGAAGGCGGGCGTTCCGGACGTCGTTGGCACCGCCACGGGCTGGACCGTGCTGTGGTCCGACACGCGGACCAATGCGAACGGCACGCTCCACACGCACTTGATTGACGCCAGCGGTACCGAACAAGGGGGCGACGTGCCCGTCGGAGTAACCGCAGGCGTCAACAAGGAGCCCGCCATGGCCGAAAGCGGGACCAACGCTCTGGTCGCCGTGGCGCGGGTGGCCAACATCATCAACACGACCACCCCGAACACCATCACGGTTTTCGATCCGAAGGGCGCGAACGGGCTCGGCCTCGCTCAAGAGCTCGTGAGCCTCCCAGCTGGAAGCAGCGTCGTGCACCCTGCGGTGGCCGCGACGCCCGTTGGCTGGGCGGTCGCCTGGGCGGCCCACACCCCCGCTGCTGATAGCATCGGGTATGCCGAGGAGCTCACGAACCGTCAGCTAGTGTGCTCGCCGATCACGACGACGGTCACGGCGACTCAACCGGCCTTCGTCGGCGGAGTCGCCGCACGAGGTGCCGCAAGGATCGTGGTATTCGGTCAAGGGACGACGGCGGCCTCGGCGCAACTGGTTCGGTTCAACGCGGGCTGCAGCGGTCCGCAGCAGATCAAGCTCGATGACGCTGACGTTCCTGATTGGGTGAGCTTCGGATTCCCGACGGTTGCGTGGGGCGACCAGAGCGCCATGGTGCTCTTTCCCGACCAGGCGAACGGAATCGCGAAGGTGCGCTATTGGATCTCCGGTCCCAACCTCTGTGACAACCCGGTGCCCTGA
- a CDS encoding DUF808 domain-containing protein: MTPNLLLFLDDIVSVLDDVAGLSKVAAKKTAAVMGDDLALNAEQVTGVEPSRELAVVWAVTKGSFVNKAILVPAALVISAVAPWLIVPLLMIGGAFLCFEGFEKVYEKLFCKQQCQQHEDEIVAARHEPGVDLVEYERLKIKGAVRTDLVLSAEILVIALGTATEATLLQKGLLLVVIAIGFTIFVYGLVAGIVKLDDWGLSLSQRSSSGARSLGHALLWLSPWLLRVLGILGTAAMFLVGGGIITHGVAPLAALSKGIASASGAVSVAVPTLFDAIVGIALGGILVAIVSLAKRVLKRGAADEAAS, encoded by the coding sequence GTGACCCCGAACTTGCTGCTGTTCCTGGACGACATCGTGAGCGTGCTCGACGACGTCGCTGGGCTCTCCAAGGTCGCGGCCAAGAAGACGGCCGCGGTGATGGGCGACGACCTGGCGCTCAACGCCGAGCAAGTCACCGGTGTCGAGCCCAGTCGAGAGCTGGCCGTGGTGTGGGCGGTGACCAAGGGCTCCTTCGTCAACAAGGCCATCCTGGTTCCGGCCGCGCTCGTGATCAGTGCCGTAGCGCCCTGGCTGATCGTGCCTCTGCTGATGATCGGCGGAGCCTTCTTGTGCTTCGAGGGTTTCGAGAAGGTCTACGAGAAGCTCTTCTGCAAACAGCAATGCCAGCAGCACGAGGACGAGATCGTCGCCGCTCGCCACGAGCCTGGCGTGGACCTGGTGGAGTACGAGCGCCTCAAGATCAAAGGTGCGGTTCGCACGGACCTGGTGCTCTCGGCGGAGATCTTGGTGATTGCCCTGGGCACCGCCACCGAGGCCACACTGCTGCAAAAGGGTTTGCTGCTCGTGGTCATCGCCATCGGCTTCACGATCTTCGTCTACGGTTTGGTCGCAGGCATCGTGAAGCTGGACGACTGGGGTCTCTCGCTCAGCCAGCGCTCCTCGAGCGGCGCGCGCTCCCTGGGACACGCGCTCTTGTGGCTATCGCCCTGGCTTCTCCGCGTGCTCGGCATCCTCGGCACTGCAGCGATGTTTCTCGTGGGCGGCGGCATCATCACCCACGGCGTGGCGCCGCTAGCCGCCCTTTCCAAGGGCATCGCGAGTGCATCGGGCGCCGTGAGTGTCGCCGTGCCCACCCTGTTCGATGCCATTGTCGGCATCGCCCTCGGCGGCATCCTCGTCGCCATCGTGAGCCTCGCCAAGCGCGTGCTGAAACGCGGCGCAGCGGACGAAGCGGCAAGTTAG
- a CDS encoding putative metal-binding motif-containing protein produces MRSSLLTVVVVLFGTVSCSGDEFTGGSGTGGKTGDAGGASGASGSGGVSGSSGSGGGTGGLPADCNDDKDCDDKLACTGVEKCTAGKCVAGAAVTCPNPDGAHCEAKCDEPSGTCVVRGKDADGDQHFDVACKAAATPGDDCDDSNDKVYTGAPEICDGIDNDCNNNDEFADGKGVMKGTAGDFVSAGMRPAIAWGSSAQKYGVVWQNENNLTVQFATMSSTGTKGTTVPLQATDDPPRIAWNGSAFGIVWRSGTAVRFVAYKPDGTVFSAAQEVSDSNAKPSAPDVAGTPTGWTVVWSDKRNNVSGSLYAHLIDGSGKKLQGTDVPVGTPSGVNLEPAIAASGTSMFVAYGRAASGTVPTSVAAFELNGTLGTSNAHEILLPGGTAVHPAVAATNIGWAAAWSATQGASDKIGYYEELTNGVKACSPVAATMSASQPAFAGGVAARGNGRVLVFGQSGATANVQLVRFGPGCSAPSQLKVDDTDVPDWRGFGLPAVAWGEQSAAVLFPDQSGGTTKIRYWISGPNLCDNPVP; encoded by the coding sequence ATGCGTTCTTCGTTGCTTACGGTGGTGGTGGTGCTGTTTGGGACGGTCAGTTGTTCGGGGGACGAGTTCACCGGCGGCAGCGGCACGGGCGGAAAGACTGGCGATGCTGGGGGAGCCAGCGGCGCGAGCGGCAGCGGAGGCGTGAGTGGTAGCAGCGGCAGCGGGGGTGGAACCGGCGGCTTGCCCGCGGACTGCAACGACGACAAGGACTGCGACGACAAGTTGGCGTGCACCGGCGTGGAGAAGTGCACCGCGGGCAAGTGCGTGGCCGGAGCGGCCGTCACCTGCCCCAACCCCGACGGGGCTCACTGCGAAGCCAAGTGCGACGAGCCGTCAGGCACGTGCGTCGTGCGGGGCAAGGACGCGGATGGTGACCAGCACTTCGACGTGGCATGCAAAGCCGCCGCCACGCCGGGGGACGACTGCGACGACAGTAACGACAAGGTGTACACCGGTGCTCCAGAGATCTGTGACGGCATCGACAACGACTGCAACAACAACGACGAGTTTGCCGATGGCAAAGGGGTCATGAAGGGAACCGCTGGCGACTTCGTCAGCGCCGGAATGCGCCCGGCCATCGCCTGGGGATCCAGTGCACAAAAGTACGGAGTGGTATGGCAGAACGAGAACAACTTGACGGTTCAGTTCGCCACCATGTCCTCGACCGGGACCAAGGGGACGACCGTTCCACTCCAGGCGACGGATGATCCCCCGCGGATTGCGTGGAACGGGTCGGCGTTCGGTATCGTGTGGAGGAGCGGTACGGCCGTGCGCTTTGTGGCGTACAAGCCAGACGGCACGGTGTTCTCCGCCGCGCAGGAGGTGTCCGACAGCAACGCCAAGCCCTCGGCGCCGGACGTCGCCGGCACACCCACGGGCTGGACCGTCGTGTGGTCGGACAAGCGGAACAATGTTTCAGGTTCGCTCTACGCTCACCTCATCGATGGCAGCGGCAAGAAGCTGCAAGGCACCGACGTGCCCGTCGGCACGCCAAGCGGCGTCAACCTGGAGCCAGCGATTGCGGCAAGCGGCACCAGCATGTTCGTCGCGTACGGTCGCGCCGCTTCCGGTACGGTGCCGACCTCGGTGGCAGCCTTCGAGCTCAACGGAACTCTCGGTACGTCGAATGCCCACGAGATCCTCCTACCTGGCGGCACGGCGGTTCATCCCGCTGTCGCGGCGACCAACATCGGCTGGGCCGCAGCGTGGTCGGCGACTCAAGGTGCGAGCGACAAGATCGGCTACTACGAGGAGCTCACGAACGGTGTGAAGGCGTGCAGTCCAGTGGCCGCAACCATGAGTGCTTCACAGCCGGCGTTCGCGGGGGGCGTTGCGGCTCGCGGCAACGGGCGCGTTCTGGTGTTCGGACAATCCGGCGCGACGGCCAACGTTCAGCTCGTTCGCTTCGGACCGGGTTGCTCTGCACCCAGCCAACTCAAAGTCGACGACACGGATGTCCCGGACTGGCGCGGCTTCGGCCTCCCCGCGGTTGCTTGGGGCGAACAGAGCGCCGCTGTGCTGTTTCCGGACCAGTCGGGCGGCACCACCAAGATACGCTATTGGATCTCCGGTCCGAACCTCTGCGACAACCCGGTGCCCTAA
- a CDS encoding PEGA domain-containing protein: MSDALSKLPPEEAGKKGALEARLSQAKKEVGTLKIIVSVEGAQVSCNERDVGKTPIEKEVFVEPGATNVVVKAEGHKEARRTVALARGEMKEVEITLEVDSGAGVVTPPPENGHHGTGNGKPHTPPPDDGNGAHVSSDGMSTKTIMLISGGALAAIGLGVFVGFTISKSSAKDDQESLLKQAAADPGPGQCKPGISVCDDIDAANERGRTAETWSTIGLIGAGVGLAVVGASFLVPSNEKTAKTAPLHVGGNVSKHEMSLSLSGTF, encoded by the coding sequence TTGAGTGACGCGCTCTCCAAGTTGCCCCCCGAAGAAGCAGGAAAGAAGGGCGCTCTCGAAGCGCGGCTCTCTCAGGCCAAGAAGGAAGTCGGCACGCTCAAGATCATCGTGTCGGTCGAAGGTGCGCAGGTGTCGTGCAACGAGCGCGATGTGGGCAAGACGCCCATCGAGAAAGAAGTGTTCGTGGAGCCCGGCGCCACCAACGTGGTCGTCAAAGCCGAAGGCCACAAGGAAGCACGGCGCACGGTCGCGCTCGCCCGCGGTGAGATGAAAGAAGTCGAGATCACCCTCGAGGTCGACAGCGGAGCCGGCGTCGTCACACCGCCTCCGGAGAACGGCCACCACGGCACCGGCAACGGCAAGCCCCACACCCCGCCCCCCGACGACGGCAACGGCGCCCACGTCAGCAGCGACGGCATGAGCACGAAGACCATCATGCTCATCAGTGGCGGTGCGTTGGCTGCAATCGGGCTCGGCGTGTTTGTCGGATTCACGATCTCGAAGAGCTCAGCAAAAGATGATCAGGAGTCGCTGCTCAAACAAGCTGCGGCTGACCCCGGACCCGGGCAGTGCAAGCCGGGGATTTCGGTGTGTGACGACATCGACGCCGCGAACGAGCGCGGACGCACCGCGGAAACTTGGTCGACCATTGGGCTGATCGGTGCGGGGGTGGGACTGGCAGTGGTGGGCGCCTCGTTCCTAGTTCCGTCCAACGAAAAGACTGCAAAGACTGCCCCGCTCCACGTCGGCGGCAATGTCAGCAAACACGAGATGAGCCTTTCCCTTTCGGGAACGTTTTAG